In Pedobacter sp. WC2423, the following are encoded in one genomic region:
- a CDS encoding LptF/LptG family permease, producing the protein MKKIHILLLKAFIRPFIVTFFIVMFILLMFFLFKYVDDLIGKGFEWYTIVELMFYASAANVSMALPLAILLSSIMTFGTLGENYELVAIKSAGISLQKAMRPLLVLIIGIAFSSFLFSEYMLPKANLKFGSLLWDVRNKKLSFLIKEGVFNNSIPGYSIRVDEKGADGTSLKGIMIYDHTGNQGVAKIIVAKDGTMNTTKDKQYLILKLNDGVRYEESSGQNKGYDPRQQLTRMRFGQTEQKFDLSSFKMNRTDENSFRSNNQMLNLKGLTHKSDSLTKELDSVNRYARVNISNYYKQNNYTKGYTKAKVAPAKINDNILTEFPEDKRVNTVQAALDQANSIKQTVEGRIPDHDDKVANLIRIRIEYQRKFTLAVSCLMLFFIGAPLGAIIRKGGLGLPVVMAIIFFLFYHIISTVAEKSANQGNIHPVVGIWMAIIVLSPVGAFLTYKATVDSALFDLTYYKSLVMRLFKKKKISDK; encoded by the coding sequence TTGAAAAAGATACACATACTACTTCTTAAAGCATTCATAAGACCATTTATCGTCACTTTTTTTATAGTGATGTTTATTTTGCTGATGTTTTTCCTGTTCAAATATGTGGATGATCTGATCGGAAAGGGATTTGAATGGTATACGATAGTGGAGCTGATGTTTTATGCTTCGGCTGCAAATGTATCGATGGCTTTGCCATTAGCGATATTGCTGTCCTCTATCATGACTTTCGGGACGTTGGGGGAGAACTATGAGCTGGTGGCTATTAAGTCTGCAGGGATCTCCTTACAAAAGGCTATGCGGCCATTGCTGGTACTGATCATCGGTATCGCTTTTTCTTCATTTCTGTTCTCAGAATACATGCTGCCAAAAGCCAACCTTAAATTTGGCTCCCTGTTATGGGATGTCAGGAATAAGAAATTGTCTTTTCTGATTAAAGAAGGTGTATTCAATAATAGTATTCCCGGTTATTCAATTCGTGTAGATGAAAAAGGGGCGGATGGGACCTCTTTAAAAGGAATCATGATTTATGACCATACCGGAAATCAGGGGGTAGCAAAAATCATTGTGGCTAAAGATGGTACCATGAATACCACAAAAGATAAACAGTACCTGATCTTAAAACTGAATGATGGTGTAAGATACGAAGAGTCCAGCGGACAGAATAAGGGCTATGATCCAAGGCAGCAATTAACCCGGATGCGCTTTGGTCAAACAGAGCAAAAGTTTGATCTGTCAAGTTTTAAAATGAACAGGACAGATGAGAATAGTTTCCGGTCAAATAATCAGATGCTGAACCTCAAAGGTCTGACCCATAAATCAGATTCCCTGACTAAAGAACTGGATAGCGTAAACCGTTATGCCAGGGTGAATATCAGCAACTATTACAAGCAGAACAATTATACCAAAGGTTATACAAAGGCTAAAGTTGCGCCGGCAAAAATTAACGATAATATCCTGACTGAGTTTCCGGAAGATAAAAGGGTGAATACTGTTCAGGCCGCATTGGATCAGGCTAATTCTATTAAACAAACGGTAGAAGGCCGGATTCCGGATCATGATGATAAAGTCGCAAACCTGATCAGGATCAGAATAGAATATCAGCGAAAATTTACATTGGCAGTTTCCTGTTTGATGCTGTTCTTTATTGGTGCGCCATTAGGGGCAATTATCCGCAAAGGAGGCCTGGGTTTACCAGTAGTCATGGCCATTATCTTTTTCCTTTTTTACCATATCATCTCTACGGTAGCAGAAAAGTCTGCTAATCAGGGGAATATACACCCTGTGGTTGGTATATGGATGGCAATTATTGTCTTATCGCCCGTTGGGGCATTCTTAACCTATAAAGCCACAGTCGATTCCGCACTCTTTGATCTTACTTACTATAAATCACTGGTCATGAGACTTTTCAAAAAGAAAAAGATCTCTGATAAATAA
- a CDS encoding START-like domain-containing protein: MSEKKKFTLEYELKSSPRILFSFISEPNGLSQWFADDVVFRDQVYTFTWDDEVQKAKMLSFKENKMVKFKWIDDEPHCYFEMEIVQDELTNDVALSITDFATEETLKERTQIWDNQITYLHSVIGA; encoded by the coding sequence ATGTCAGAAAAGAAAAAATTTACCCTGGAATATGAGTTGAAGTCGTCTCCGCGTATTTTGTTTAGTTTTATAAGTGAGCCAAATGGCCTTTCTCAATGGTTTGCTGATGATGTGGTTTTCCGTGATCAGGTTTATACCTTCACCTGGGATGATGAAGTGCAGAAAGCAAAAATGTTAAGTTTTAAAGAGAATAAGATGGTTAAGTTCAAATGGATTGATGATGAACCACACTGTTATTTTGAAATGGAAATTGTACAGGATGAATTAACGAACGATGTAGCCCTGTCTATTACTGATTTCGCAACTGAAGAAACACTTAAAGAAAGAACCCAGATTTGGGATAACCAGATTACTTACCTCCATAGTGTAATCGGAGCGTAG
- a CDS encoding serine hydrolase domain-containing protein: protein MKIKTTAEIFLFLVLFSLTTICCAQNNNRDSVVKAIMAQHHIAGLSAAIIDSGKISWTGYYGYQNIAQHKPVNAQTIFVVASTSKTVTAAALMQLYGNGKFKMNDDINQYLPFKIINPNHPELPVTFAQLLRHRSAIQDNITYMGQFWNINKGDPTIPLGTFLKGYLAKGGKNYDAAKNFYNERPDSAFHYSNIGTALIGYLVERISGMPFEQYCKRYLFTPLEMNATSWYLSGIDTTRLAMPYDYNDSLKKFVPLGFGGFPDYPAGTLHTTAAEFANFLIAWTQDGKFKNEQVFKRNAVQLLTPDETNLGFYAWFLRGTNRGELIYNHTGGDMGVMSFIAFNPKTKKGILFMMNGYLESREAYIKLINIFYYGTL, encoded by the coding sequence ATGAAAATCAAAACTACAGCAGAAATTTTTCTCTTTCTCGTACTCTTTTCTTTAACGACTATTTGCTGTGCTCAAAATAACAACCGGGATAGCGTGGTTAAAGCAATTATGGCACAGCATCACATCGCCGGTTTATCCGCAGCTATCATTGATAGTGGTAAAATTAGCTGGACCGGGTATTATGGCTATCAGAACATAGCGCAACATAAGCCCGTAAATGCCCAAACCATATTCGTCGTCGCCTCTACCTCAAAGACCGTTACCGCAGCAGCACTGATGCAGCTTTACGGGAATGGGAAATTTAAAATGAATGACGATATTAATCAATATCTGCCTTTTAAAATCATCAATCCCAATCATCCAGAACTGCCCGTCACTTTTGCCCAGTTGCTTCGTCACCGTTCGGCTATCCAGGACAACATCACATACATGGGTCAGTTCTGGAACATTAATAAGGGAGATCCGACTATTCCACTGGGTACTTTTTTGAAGGGTTATTTAGCTAAAGGCGGAAAAAACTATGATGCTGCTAAGAACTTTTATAATGAAAGACCCGACAGCGCCTTTCACTACAGTAACATAGGTACCGCATTAATTGGCTATTTAGTAGAACGCATATCTGGTATGCCTTTTGAACAGTATTGTAAACGTTACTTATTTACCCCATTGGAAATGAATGCTACTTCCTGGTACCTAAGTGGGATTGATACGACCCGGCTGGCGATGCCATATGATTACAACGATTCGCTGAAAAAATTTGTCCCACTGGGGTTTGGAGGTTTTCCCGACTATCCTGCCGGTACGTTACATACTACGGCTGCGGAGTTTGCTAATTTTCTAATTGCATGGACACAGGATGGCAAATTCAAAAATGAACAGGTATTTAAGCGGAACGCCGTGCAGCTATTAACGCCGGATGAAACCAATTTAGGTTTTTATGCATGGTTCTTAAGGGGCACAAATAGGGGCGAACTAATATACAACCATACAGGTGGTGATATGGGCGTAATGAGCTTTATCGCGTTTAATCCAAAAACAAAAAAAGGCATTTTGTTTATGATGAACGGTTATTTAGAATCCCGTGAAGCCTATATAAAACTGATCAACATCTTCTATTATGGTACGCTTTAA
- a CDS encoding MarR family winged helix-turn-helix transcriptional regulator, whose product MSEQQNLEDILFYSLERSIKSYRQFAQQQLIKKGFEITIDQWLLLKTVHENPGQTQNQIAQTIFKDFASVTRMVELLVERKYIFRNPHPTDRRRFHLKLSEVAVKLLDNMQLVIENNRRIALKNISEQQILQFQQVLDVIYNNCTA is encoded by the coding sequence ATGAGTGAACAGCAAAACCTGGAAGATATATTATTCTATTCCCTCGAACGGTCAATCAAAAGTTACCGGCAATTTGCACAGCAACAATTGATTAAAAAAGGATTTGAGATCACAATTGATCAATGGCTGCTGCTGAAAACAGTTCATGAAAATCCTGGACAAACACAAAACCAGATTGCTCAAACTATATTTAAGGACTTTGCTTCTGTTACGCGTATGGTAGAATTACTGGTAGAAAGAAAATATATATTCCGTAATCCGCACCCAACAGACCGTAGAAGATTTCATCTGAAATTAAGCGAAGTCGCTGTCAAACTATTGGATAATATGCAACTTGTGATTGAAAATAATCGGAGAATAGCTTTAAAAAACATCAGTGAACAACAAATTTTACAGTTTCAACAGGTTTTGGATGTTATCTATAATAACTGTACAGCCTAA
- a CDS encoding TlpA family protein disulfide reductase yields the protein MKKLSILIAILFIGCAAYSQQAGPPYKASLDSLKMLIDLSKKEAILTRLIKAHPGDNFDQYRATLVDNFVMAKNSAKALFYFNQITETARIMYVGSVAEELMTYDAKAAEILIQQELANKTNVKDDRLFLLNVYSEVMDKLGDHNKAFAAIKECYDQMAGKSAGMTAKYYYLMSKTGRYQEAFPEMEKTVMAGLADNNFKDELKNAYSKLNPGKDANAYLAGLTSQFEAKYKGKLIAKMIAEQAPDFKVKDLNGSEVSLSDFKGKIIVLDFWATWCGPCKRSLPAMQLLVNKYKDDPNVKFLFIHTWEHVADPKSDAVNYLLTHNLDLPLYMDVKNPETKKNPAVSSFGVSGIPAKFVIDGNGKIRFKTSGFLSPNEAAVKELSAMIELSR from the coding sequence ATGAAAAAACTATCTATACTTATTGCTATCCTGTTTATAGGATGCGCAGCATACAGCCAGCAGGCAGGACCGCCTTATAAAGCAAGTCTTGATTCTTTGAAGATGTTAATCGATCTTTCAAAAAAAGAAGCTATTCTTACGCGCCTGATCAAAGCCCATCCGGGTGATAATTTTGACCAGTACAGAGCCACACTCGTAGATAATTTCGTTATGGCGAAAAACTCAGCGAAAGCTTTATTCTATTTTAATCAGATTACAGAAACTGCACGTATTATGTATGTTGGATCAGTTGCAGAGGAACTCATGACCTATGATGCGAAGGCTGCAGAAATATTAATTCAGCAAGAATTAGCGAATAAGACTAATGTTAAGGATGACCGGCTGTTCTTGTTAAATGTGTATAGCGAGGTGATGGATAAGCTGGGGGACCATAACAAAGCCTTTGCAGCTATTAAGGAGTGCTATGATCAGATGGCAGGGAAAAGTGCCGGGATGACTGCAAAATACTATTATTTGATGAGTAAAACGGGGAGATACCAGGAAGCATTTCCAGAGATGGAAAAAACAGTGATGGCAGGTTTAGCTGATAATAATTTTAAGGACGAACTGAAAAATGCTTACTCAAAACTGAACCCTGGGAAAGATGCAAACGCTTACCTGGCTGGGTTAACCAGTCAGTTTGAAGCAAAGTATAAAGGTAAATTAATAGCTAAAATGATAGCCGAACAGGCGCCAGATTTTAAAGTTAAAGACCTGAATGGCAGCGAAGTTTCGCTGTCAGATTTTAAGGGGAAAATTATTGTTCTTGATTTTTGGGCTACCTGGTGCGGGCCATGTAAAAGATCTCTTCCGGCAATGCAGCTGTTGGTCAACAAATACAAGGATGATCCGAATGTGAAGTTTCTGTTCATACACACCTGGGAGCATGTTGCTGATCCTAAATCGGACGCTGTGAACTACTTGTTGACCCATAACCTGGATCTGCCCTTGTATATGGATGTTAAAAATCCGGAGACGAAAAAGAACCCTGCGGTGTCTTCATTTGGTGTAAGTGGAATCCCTGCAAAGTTTGTAATTGACGGTAATGGTAAAATACGCTTTAAAACAAGTGGATTTCTGTCACCAAATGAAGCTGCGGTTAAGGAACTTTCTGCCATGATCGAGTTGTCCCGCTAA
- a CDS encoding PKD-like family lipoprotein: protein MHLKYFLKLSLAVLIMLTFACRKDNQSFKYEPINDIKITDTKTSFTLPQLDSLIITPTLAETLPAGDSFTYSWKIDSNVIAESKNLRIKVTLSPGTYQMIYKVTSNRNGIFTLQRYTIIVTGAYPDGWYIVNNKNGKGKVSLIRTDDVIFDNPMEVANNKSYPGKALALYNFGKGGFFYYFTDQNAYRFNMNDWLELGDKSSVLPGLATPLPFKMAPVFMMNTSKFEQFIVADGGLYVGISGTNSDNVKPLTQRIPGNYDLFPGVFPSTFNLTYFYDNTTMRFMQMEILSRFLKYAPATTTTSDSFDMANVGKKMIAYDRGVTTLGDEGIEWYYIMEDSAGRYLMSITSDSNNSATGVNQKMENSPEIGNATNFATSSILKQLYYTVDNKVYLYDMLAQSARLIYTFPGSYVIKDIEMLRSTSKQLVIGVNNGTAGEVYYFDINGQGQFSNNTYTKKFTGFGEIVQVAAARQNL from the coding sequence ATGCATTTAAAATACTTTTTAAAGCTTAGCCTGGCTGTGCTGATCATGCTAACATTTGCCTGCCGTAAGGACAATCAATCATTTAAATATGAGCCAATCAACGACATTAAGATTACGGATACAAAAACCAGCTTTACGTTACCTCAACTGGATTCGCTGATCATCACACCAACACTAGCAGAAACATTGCCTGCAGGTGATTCATTTACCTACAGTTGGAAGATTGATTCAAATGTGATTGCTGAATCTAAAAATTTGCGTATCAAAGTAACCTTAAGTCCAGGTACCTATCAGATGATTTATAAGGTGACGAGTAATAGAAATGGTATTTTTACACTACAGCGTTATACGATTATCGTGACCGGGGCCTATCCGGATGGCTGGTATATCGTCAATAACAAGAATGGGAAAGGTAAGGTTTCTTTGATCCGCACGGACGATGTGATTTTTGACAATCCTATGGAAGTGGCCAACAATAAAAGCTATCCCGGTAAGGCATTAGCCTTATATAATTTTGGGAAGGGTGGTTTCTTTTATTACTTCACAGATCAGAATGCGTATCGGTTTAATATGAACGACTGGCTGGAGCTTGGTGATAAAAGTTCGGTACTTCCAGGTTTAGCTACACCACTTCCGTTCAAAATGGCACCAGTATTTATGATGAACACTTCAAAATTTGAACAGTTTATTGTTGCGGACGGCGGTTTGTACGTTGGCATTTCCGGTACAAACTCTGATAATGTTAAGCCGCTCACCCAACGCATTCCTGGCAATTATGATTTATTCCCTGGTGTTTTTCCCAGCACTTTTAACCTGACCTATTTTTATGATAACACTACAATGCGCTTCATGCAGATGGAGATTTTGTCAAGATTTCTGAAATATGCACCTGCAACAACCACAACATCCGACTCTTTTGACATGGCAAACGTGGGCAAAAAAATGATTGCTTATGACCGCGGCGTAACCACGTTAGGCGATGAAGGAATTGAATGGTATTACATCATGGAAGATAGCGCTGGCCGCTACTTAATGTCCATCACAAGTGACTCTAACAACAGCGCCACAGGGGTTAATCAAAAAATGGAGAATAGTCCGGAAATTGGTAATGCAACTAACTTTGCAACATCATCCATCTTAAAACAACTCTATTATACTGTTGACAATAAGGTGTATTTATACGATATGCTTGCGCAATCAGCACGCCTGATTTATACATTCCCCGGAAGCTATGTAATTAAAGATATTGAAATGCTGCGTAGTACCAGTAAGCAACTGGTGATCGGTGTGAATAACGGTACAGCAGGTGAGGTTTATTATTTCGACATCAATGGCCAGGGACAATTCAGCAATAATACTTACACCAAAAAATTTACTGGCTTTGGTGAAATTGTACAAGTTGCCGCTGCCCGTCAAAATCTATAG
- a CDS encoding DUF4843 domain-containing protein: MKYLLYVTMVICLFSCKKEALETYQGKDGVSFFAYTYQQLNTTAVRSYSFALQSTEKTRDTMYIPLRLTGKLSDRPRTVLLKTADGTTATSGVDFELKEAIIPPGVYLFNYPLVLINSVGMASHVYRIVLEPAETKDFTLGTFGQTPGNDEITEENFRYLKVDVTSQYIEPAYWDNLLTDFGEFSAVKYKFMVKVLGITDFSFEKIGSDGLLNFPVTLRNALAAYEAANGPLLDEKGQQISFP; encoded by the coding sequence ATGAAATACTTATTATATGTGACGATGGTCATCTGCCTTTTTTCCTGCAAGAAAGAAGCGTTAGAAACCTATCAGGGAAAGGATGGGGTTAGTTTCTTTGCCTATACCTACCAACAACTAAATACCACAGCAGTGAGAAGCTACTCTTTTGCCTTACAAAGCACTGAAAAAACAAGGGACACGATGTATATACCCTTAAGACTTACCGGAAAGTTGTCTGATCGGCCGCGTACAGTGCTGCTGAAAACAGCTGATGGAACAACGGCAACCTCAGGCGTGGATTTTGAATTGAAAGAAGCCATCATTCCACCTGGAGTTTACCTCTTTAATTATCCTCTTGTGCTGATCAACTCTGTCGGAATGGCAAGTCATGTTTATAGAATTGTGCTGGAGCCAGCAGAAACCAAGGACTTTACTTTAGGGACTTTTGGTCAGACTCCTGGCAATGACGAGATTACTGAAGAGAACTTCAGATATCTGAAGGTTGATGTGACCAGCCAGTATATTGAACCTGCTTATTGGGATAATCTCCTTACGGATTTTGGAGAATTCAGCGCTGTGAAATACAAGTTCATGGTGAAGGTCCTGGGGATAACAGATTTTTCTTTCGAGAAGATTGGTTCTGACGGTCTGCTGAACTTCCCGGTTACCTTAAGAAATGCGCTGGCCGCTTATGAAGCTGCGAATGGTCCATTGTTAGATGAGAAAGGTCAACAGATTTCTTTCCCTTAA
- a CDS encoding RagB/SusD family nutrient uptake outer membrane protein, translated as MKRTTLIIGIVAICATSFSCKKFLDVTPKTSLSEEQLFTSETGFQQALSGVYGQLASNNLYGNNLSMGFVSALAQNYATIATESPVLLQQTQLLNYTSTEVTGYTNNIWSSSYTAIAAANKIISHTETGRSMLSNNSYALLRGEALALRAFIHFDLLRMFGPEYTAGANLKAIPYKKDVNENAIMPATTADVVKFALADLKEAESLLLPVDPIVTSGLRTRRNKLNYYGVKALEARIRLYSGDNIGAAAAATVVINSAKYNFITQAEASNVGSGIVARDRLYFNEQVFMIRVRDILTTVQSYFRFRGTADQTLTRPESDFSTLYETKSGGVSDIRWAYRIERDAGVLFPSKFWQTSNSTTTITDNLLDQYVPGIRLSEMYYILAETASTPATGVDYLNTVRLNRGISNLPNTITADALKAEITKEYQKEFYAEGQLFFYYKRIKALRMQFRRINMAPEQYVLPIPDSELQFNPNYAN; from the coding sequence ATGAAAAGAACAACATTAATAATAGGAATTGTGGCCATATGTGCGACGTCTTTCAGTTGTAAAAAATTTTTGGATGTAACGCCAAAAACAAGTTTGTCAGAAGAGCAATTGTTTACTTCGGAAACCGGTTTTCAGCAGGCTTTATCAGGAGTCTATGGCCAGCTTGCCAGTAACAACCTCTATGGAAATAACCTTTCTATGGGCTTCGTTTCCGCGCTGGCTCAAAATTATGCAACAATTGCAACTGAATCGCCAGTTCTGCTACAACAGACACAACTCCTGAACTATACTTCAACAGAAGTTACCGGTTATACCAATAACATCTGGTCTTCCAGTTACACTGCAATTGCCGCAGCTAATAAAATAATTAGCCACACAGAAACTGGCCGCTCTATGCTATCGAATAATTCGTATGCACTGCTGCGTGGTGAAGCTTTGGCTTTAAGGGCATTTATACATTTTGATTTATTACGGATGTTTGGGCCTGAATATACTGCGGGTGCCAATCTAAAAGCTATCCCTTACAAAAAGGACGTTAATGAAAATGCAATTATGCCGGCAACAACCGCAGATGTGGTCAAATTTGCACTGGCCGACCTGAAAGAAGCGGAGAGCTTGCTACTACCGGTTGATCCAATTGTGACCAGCGGTTTACGAACCAGGCGGAATAAGCTTAATTACTATGGTGTAAAAGCACTGGAAGCAAGAATCAGGTTATATAGTGGCGATAACATCGGGGCTGCTGCCGCTGCAACCGTGGTGATTAACTCGGCGAAATATAATTTTATAACCCAGGCAGAAGCTAGTAACGTTGGCTCCGGAATAGTTGCGCGTGACCGCTTGTATTTTAATGAACAGGTGTTTATGATCAGAGTAAGGGACATACTAACCACTGTGCAGAGTTATTTTAGATTCAGAGGGACTGCAGACCAGACTCTTACCCGTCCTGAGAGTGACTTTTCTACGCTTTACGAAACCAAATCAGGAGGCGTTTCAGACATCAGATGGGCATATCGCATTGAGCGCGATGCAGGAGTCTTGTTCCCTTCTAAATTCTGGCAGACATCCAACTCTACAACTACAATCACCGACAATTTACTCGATCAGTATGTACCAGGTATACGTCTTTCTGAGATGTACTATATACTGGCTGAAACTGCGTCAACGCCTGCAACCGGCGTAGACTATTTAAATACGGTACGCCTGAACAGGGGAATTTCAAATTTGCCAAATACGATTACGGCCGATGCGCTTAAAGCAGAGATCACCAAGGAGTATCAGAAGGAATTTTATGCGGAAGGGCAATTGTTCTTTTACTATAAGCGCATCAAAGCCTTAAGAATGCAATTCCGCAGGATAAATATGGCACCAGAGCAGTATGTACTTCCTATACCAGATTCTGAACTTCAATTTAATCCGAATTATGCTAACTAA